In one window of Henckelia pumila isolate YLH828 chromosome 1, ASM3356847v2, whole genome shotgun sequence DNA:
- the LOC140890448 gene encoding pentatricopeptide repeat-containing protein At1g74630: MSSAEQVCVSLLNYCKNIKSLQQLHARTVKGGLDSDPFVTGKFILHCSVRLSAALDYAQRLLLHAANPDVFMYNTLIRGFSDSEFPQNSIFTFILMLKNLGNPPDSFSFAFTLKAAANMRCFRSGIQLHCQSMKRGINTHLFVATTLIRLYAECGCILFSNKVFDEIADPNVVSWNAILTAFFRCDDVRGVERLFNLMPLRNSASYNLMLAAYAKTGELDSARKLFVDMPIKDDVSWNTMIVGFAQNGCFDEAFGYFRELQKVGLRPNEVSLTAALSACAQAGALEFAKILHGFVEKAGLVWITPVNNALTDTYSKCGSIDMARLVFERMPGKRSIVTWTSMIIGLAIQGHGEEALNLFIEMEASGIIPDGIAFIVILYACSHAGLVEQGCDIFDKMTNVYRIKPTIEHYGCMVDLYGRAGQLVKAYNFVSEMPIPPSAIIWRTLLGACSFHGNVKLAEEVKKRLSELDPEHSGDHILLSNIYAGAGQWTDVAKLRRSMAEEKITKTPGWSMIEVEKVMYTFVAGAKQDDVTTVAYKKLEEILFRLRLEGGYMPNVVNVLHDIEEEEKENAVITHSEKLAVAFGVARLREGGILRIVKNLRVCKDCHTVMKLISKVYEVEITLRDRSRYHSFKNGVCSCRDYW; the protein is encoded by the coding sequence ATGAGCAGTGCAGAACAAGTTTGTGTCTCGCTGTTGAATTACTGCAAGAATATCAAATCCCTCCAACAATTACACGCCCGCACCGTAAAAGGCGGCCTGGACTCCGACCCCTTTGTGACCGGAAAATTTATACTCCACTGCTCAGTCAGGCTTTCTGCCGCATTGGACTATGCTCAACGCCTCCTCCTCCACGCAGCGAACCCAGATGTGTTCATGTACAACACCCTCATTCGTGGTTTTTCTGATTCAGAATTTCCTCAAAATTCAATCTTTACATTCATTCTCATGTTGAAGAATTTGGGCAACCCTCCTGATAGTTTCTCCTTTGCCTTCACTTTAAAAGCAGCGGCAAACATGCGTTGTTTTCGTTCCGGGATTCAGCTCCATTGCCAGTCTATGAAACGTGGTATCAATACCCATCTCTTTGTGGCAACCACGTTGATCAGATTGTATGCCGAATGTGGGTGTATTTTGTTTTCGAACAAAGTGTTCGATGAAATTGCTGACCCAAATGTCGTGTCATGGAATGCTATTTTGACAGCTTTCTTTAGGTGCGATGATGTAAGAGGCGTAGAGAGATTGTTTAATTTGATGCCATTACGAAACTCGGCTTCTTATAATTTGATGCTCGCTGCATATGCAAAAACTGGGGAGTTGGATTCGGCACGGAAGTTATTTGTGGACATGCCAATAAAGGATGATGTTTCTTGGAATACAATGATAGTGGGTTTTGCTCAAAACGGTTGTTTTGATGAAGCATTTGGATATTTCAGGGAATTGCAGAAGGTGGGGTTGAGGCCTAACGAGGTGAGTTTGACAGCAGCTTTATCTGCTTGTGCACAAGCGGGAGCGCTTGAATTCGCAAAGATATTACATGGCTTCGTTGAGAAAGCAGGCTTGGTTTGGATTACACCGGTAAATAATGCACTAACAGATACTTATTCGAAGTGTGGGAGCATCGATATGGCTCGTCTGGTCTTCGAGAGGATGCCTGGTAAAAGGAGTATAGTTACCTGGACCTCAATGATAATAGGTCTGGCGATTCAAGGGCATGGTGAAGAGGCACTCAATCTTTTTATTGAAATGGAGGCATCCGGGATCATACCAGATGGAATTGCATTTATTGTGATCCTTTATGCTTGTAGTCATGCTGGTTTAGTGGAACAGGGCTGCGATATTTTTGATAAAATGACCAATGTATATAGAATTAAGCCTACAATCGAACATTACGGATGCATGGTTGATTTATATGGTCGGGCCGGCCAACTGGTGAAAGCTTATAATTTTGTATCCGAGATGCCAATTCCACCCAGTGCCATCATTTGGCGGACACTTCTTGGAGCGTGTAGTTTTCATGGTAATGTCAAATTGGCAGAGGAGGTCAAGAAAAGGTTATCGGAGTTAGACCCTGAACACTCTGGTGACCACATATTGTTGTCTAATATTTATGCAGGAGCAGGGCAGTGGACGGATGTGGCCAAGCTGAGAAGATCAATGGCTGAAGAAAAAATAACGAAAACTCCTGGCTGGAGTATGATTGAAGTTGAGAAGGTCATGTATACTTTTGTTGCTGGTGCCAAGCAAGATGATGTAACAACGGTCGCTTATAAGAAGCTAGAAGAAATCTTGTTTAGACTAAGACTAGAAGGAGGATACATGCCTAATGTTGTTAACGTTTTACACGATATTGAAGAGGAGGAAAAGGAAAATGCAGTTATTACTCACAGTGAGAAGTTGGCTGTTGCTTTTGGGGTGGCAAGATTGAGAGAGGGTGGTATCTTGAGAATTGTGAAGAACTTGAGAGTATGCAAAGATTGTCACACTGTGATGAAACTGATTTCTAAAGTATATGAAGTGGAGATTACATTGAGAGATAGGAGTCGATATCACTCTTTCAAGAATGGCGTTTGCTCGTGCAGAGATTACTGGTGA
- the LOC140889870 gene encoding two-component response regulator-like APRR1 — MENSETGKSGDGFIDRSKVRILLCDNDEKSAGVVLTLLCDCSYQVTSVRSPRQVIDALNAEGPEIDIILSEVDLPMTKGFKMLKYIMRDRGLRRIPVIMMSTQDEVSIVVKCLKFGAADYLVKPLRINELLNLWTHVWRRRRMLGLAEKNILNYDPDLVASDPSDGNTNSTTLFSDDTDDKTRTSTNPETCASTHLEGKTNINTAIAPMENVTGAPVQCQPDVPGISDKRRGQEVLLPKKNELKIGGSSAFFTYVKSSTPNGNIQVSSSANEISSEHVRIVEKLMILGDEVSCDIQRHDDRNPVENCSQGDGDPVMSLDASQPNSQEEFAWADVHSENDNSNDVPGCQEHTAAYPFYISGVINQPTMPPASGYHKNLADVHNHVNSMLSHYNHIPQRTPHVPGMSSYSYYPFMCLQPGQVPAPRWSAHENNASNEGMLHKVDRRQAALMKFRQKRKERCFDKKIRYVNRKKLAERRPRVRGQFVRKANGVNVDLNGQPPSTEDDQEEEEESDEEDQTAGVGLSHEKVALVCP, encoded by the exons ATGGAGAATAGCGAGACAGGGAAGAGCGGGGATGGGTTCATTGATCGGAGTAAAGTGAGGATTTTGCTATGCGACAATGATGAGAAAAGTGCAGGAGTGGTTCTTACACTTTTGTGTGATTGTTCTTATCAAG TGACTTCTGTGAGGTCGCCCAGACAGGTAATTGATGCATTGAATGCGGAGGGGCCTGAGATAGATATCATTCTTTCTGAAGTCGACCTTCCTATGACCAAAGGatttaaaatgttaaaatacATCATGAGGGACAGAGGGTTGCGGCGTATCCCTGTTATCA TGATGTCCACTCAAGATGAGGTCTCCATTGTCGTCAAGTGCCTAAAATTTGGAGCAGCTGACTATCTTGTGAAGCCATTGCGCATCAATGAGCTTTTGAATTTGTGGACTCATGTGTGGAGAAGAAGGCGAATG CTTGGGCTAGCAGAGAAGAATATCTTAAATTATGATCCTGATCTAGTTGCATCAGACCCAAGTGATGGCAATACGAACAGCACTACTTTATTCTCTGATGACACAGATGACAAGACTCGAACGAGTACCAACCCAGAAACTTGTGCTTCAACCCATCTGGAAGGCAAG ACCAATATCAACACTGCTATTGCTCCTATGGAAAATGTAACTGGGGCTCCTGTGCAGTGTCAGCCAGATGTGCCAGGAATAAGTGACAAGAGAAGAG GACAAGAAGTGTTATTACCAAAGAAAAATGAACTTAAGATAGGTGGGTCTTCAGCCTTTTTCACCTATGTCAAATCAAGCACGCCCAATGGCAACATCCAGGTGTCTTCTTCTGCCAATGAGATTTCATCTGAGCATGTGAGGATTGTAGAGAAACTTATGATATTGGGTGATGAAGTGAGTTGTGACATCCAAAGACATGATGACCGAAATCCCGTGGAGAACTGTTCACAAGGAGATGGAGATCCTGTTATGTCACTTGATGCTTCCCAGCCGAACTCACAGGAAGAGTTTGCTTGGGCGGATGTACATTCGGAGAATGACAATTCCAATGATGTCCCTGGTTGTCAAGAACATACTGCTGCCTACCCTTTCTACATTTCTGGAGTTATAAATCAACCCACGATGCCACCAGCATCTGGTTATCACAAAAACCTAGCAGATGTTCATAACCATGTTAATTCAATGTTGTCCCACTACAATCATATTCCTCAACGCACTCCTCACGTCCCTGGGATGTCATCTTATTCTTATTATCCATTTATGTGCCTACAACCTGGTCAAGTTCCCGCACCACGATGGTCAGCACATGAAAACAATGCCTCCAATGAAGGAATGCTGCATAAAGTCGATCGTAGGCAGGCAGCTTTGATGAAATTCAGGCAGAAACGCAAGGAGAGATGTTTTGACAAGAAAATCAGGTATGTCAATAGAAAGAAACTTGCGGAACGTAGACCTCGTGTAAGGGGCCAGTTTGTGAGAAAGGCGAATGGAGTTAACGTGGATCTCAACGGCCAACCTCCTTCGACGGAAGACGATCAAGAAGAAGAGGAAGAGTCTGATGAGGAAGATCAAACTGCCGGTGTGGGTCTTTCACACGAGAAAGTTGCTTTGGTATGCCCCTAA